The Epinephelus lanceolatus isolate andai-2023 chromosome 21, ASM4190304v1, whole genome shotgun sequence genome has a segment encoding these proteins:
- the pmp22b gene encoding peripheral myelin protein 22b — protein sequence MLLLLLGIILLHVAALVLLFVSTIVSEWTTGAGATTDLWFNCSTENGGSHCDPATTGEWIQSVQALMILAIIFSCLSLFLFFCQLFTLQKGGRFFLTGTFQILASLFVMSGAIIYTVMSPGWVKISDPSFGYCYILAWVAFPLALISGLIYVILRKRE from the exons ATGCTGCTCCTACTACTGGGAATCATCCTCCTGCACGTCGCTGCTCTGGTTCTCCTGTTTGTGTCAACGATTGTCAGC GAATGGACGACAGGAGCAGGCGCAACCACAGACCTCTGGTTTAATTGCTCTACTGAAAATGGAGGATCCCACTGTGACCCAGCAACCACTGGAG AATGGATTCAGTCGGTCCAGGCTCTCATGATCCTAGCCATCATCTTCAGCTGcctgtctctcttcctgttCTTCTGCCAGCTCTTCACTTTGCAGAAGGGCGGACGCTTCTTCCTCACTGGAACCTTCCAGATCCTTGCCA GTTTGTTCGTGATGAGCGGAGCCATCATCTACACGGTGATGAGTCCGGGGTGGGTGAAGATTTCGGACCCATCCTTTGGCTACTGCTACATCCTGGCGTGGGTGGCCTTCCCTTTGGCGCTGATCAGCGGACTCATCTATGTCATCTTGAGGAAGCGAGAATGA